One genomic region from Thermoleptolyngbya sichuanensis A183 encodes:
- a CDS encoding phycobilisome rod-core linker polypeptide, with amino-acid sequence MSIPLLAYKPASQNQRVPGYEVGNEDTPYIYRLEDAADNSDIEQLIWAAYRQVFSEHVILKSSRQGDLESQLKNRSITVRDFIRGLAKSETYRKLVVETNSNYRIVDITLKRLLGRASYNQDEQIAWSIVIATEGFEGFVDQLLDSDEYSTNFGDNTVPYQRRRYRDRPFNLVTPRYGDYWRDRLEAERYKWGDVRNFLEMAKAVQPKPMQFTSVSTANIKIPDMSRSSATAGVPVSISPSASFPVR; translated from the coding sequence ATGAGCATTCCCCTTCTTGCATACAAACCTGCGTCTCAAAACCAGCGCGTGCCGGGTTATGAAGTCGGCAACGAGGACACCCCCTATATCTATCGCTTGGAAGACGCAGCCGATAACTCCGACATCGAGCAGCTAATTTGGGCGGCCTATCGCCAAGTGTTCAGCGAGCACGTCATTTTGAAAAGCAGCCGTCAGGGTGATCTGGAATCGCAGTTGAAGAACCGCTCGATTACAGTGCGGGACTTTATTCGCGGGCTGGCCAAGTCGGAAACCTACCGCAAGCTGGTGGTGGAAACCAATTCTAACTACCGGATTGTGGACATTACGCTGAAGCGCCTGCTGGGTCGTGCGTCCTACAACCAGGATGAGCAAATCGCCTGGTCGATTGTGATTGCCACCGAAGGCTTTGAGGGCTTTGTCGATCAACTGCTAGACAGCGACGAGTATAGCACCAACTTTGGTGACAACACGGTTCCCTACCAGCGGCGGCGCTATCGCGATCGCCCCTTTAACTTGGTGACTCCCCGCTATGGCGACTATTGGCGCGATCGCCTAGAAGCCGAGCGCTATAAGTGGGGTGACGTTCGCAACTTCCTCGAAATGGCGAAGGCCGTACAGCCAAAGCCGATGCAGTTTACCTCGGTGTCTACAGCAAATATCAAAATTCCCGATATGAGCCGCAGCAGCGCCACCGCAGGCGTGCCCGTGTCCATCAGCCCCTCGGCCAGCTTCCCCGTCCGCTAA
- a CDS encoding phycobilisome rod-core linker polypeptide yields the protein MTLPLLDYKPTAQNQRVSSFGTVDTNGDILYIYRLEDSRAADEVDELINAAYRQVFNEQEQLRFNRQIALETQLRNHSISVRDFIRGLAKSERFYRLVVEPNNNYRLVEMCLKRLLGRAPYSKDEEIAWSIVIATKGWGGFVDTLIDSDEYAQAFGDNVVPYQRKRMGDRPFSFTPRYGAAYHDKLPKPRPYVPAGRFALIFDQPFDLQAFLKTANWGRVSIVVLTLVLMLVVLALVSSLPGATG from the coding sequence ATGACATTGCCTCTTTTAGACTACAAGCCAACCGCGCAAAACCAGCGGGTATCTAGCTTTGGCACGGTTGATACCAACGGCGACATTCTCTATATCTATCGGCTCGAAGACTCTCGTGCGGCGGATGAGGTGGACGAGTTGATCAACGCTGCCTATCGCCAGGTGTTTAACGAGCAAGAGCAGCTTCGGTTTAATCGCCAAATTGCGCTGGAAACCCAGCTCCGCAACCACTCCATTTCCGTGCGGGACTTCATTCGGGGGCTAGCCAAGTCGGAGCGATTCTATCGGCTGGTGGTGGAGCCAAACAACAACTATCGCCTGGTCGAAATGTGCCTGAAGCGGCTCCTTGGCCGTGCGCCCTACAGCAAAGACGAAGAAATCGCCTGGTCGATTGTGATCGCCACCAAGGGCTGGGGCGGCTTCGTGGATACGCTGATCGACAGCGACGAGTATGCCCAGGCCTTTGGCGACAACGTGGTGCCCTATCAGCGCAAACGGATGGGCGATCGCCCCTTCAGCTTTACCCCGCGCTATGGAGCCGCCTACCACGACAAGCTGCCGAAGCCCCGCCCCTACGTCCCTGCGGGTCGATTTGCCCTGATCTTTGACCAGCCTTTCGACCTGCAAGCCTTCCTCAAGACGGCCAACTGGGGGCGCGTGTCGATTGTTGTGCTGACGCTGGTGCTGATGCTGGTCGTGCTGGCGCTGGTGAGTTCGCTGCCCGGAGCCACCGGATAA